The proteins below are encoded in one region of Phaseolus vulgaris cultivar G19833 chromosome 1, P. vulgaris v2.0, whole genome shotgun sequence:
- the LOC137814416 gene encoding uncharacterized protein encodes MQMDVYTHLSSPPFISHRFCSSRYHHSSSSSSSHPPFKLLCSKESQPKDDNNNKGDKSSRDWDKAWSKFKNQGGKKAFSKFSDKYVSWNPRRSEFPLSEEVDPIKRTERSNLEFWNSPTFTLGGAIIIVTFLLLYTILAPIK; translated from the exons ATGCAAATGGATGTTTATACACATCTTTCATCACCACCTTTCATATCGCATCGTTTCTGTTCTTCACGTTACCACcactcctcttcctcctcctcctctcatccacctttcaagcttctctGTTCCAAGGAATCTCAACCAAAAGACGATAACAACAATAAGG GTGATAAATCTTCAAGAGACTGGGACAAGGCATGGTCAAAATTCAAGAATCAAGGGGGCAAGAAAGCCTTCTCAAAATTTTCAGATAAGTATGTGAGTTGGAATCCTAGGCGTTCAGAATTCCCTCTTTCTGAGGAGGTTGATCCTATTAAGAGAACAGAGAGATCAAACCTCGAGTTCTGGAATAGTCCCACTTTCACTCTTGGGGGTGCAATTATTATTGTCACATTTCTTTTGTTGTACACCATTCTTGCACCAATCAAGTGA